One stretch of Rathayibacter festucae DSM 15932 DNA includes these proteins:
- a CDS encoding substrate-binding domain-containing protein, protein MTNRSPRFNRYLGLGSVAILAALGMTACSSSGSSDAGSTADSGDGVGVTLIVKTTTNPFFVAMEDGAKEAATTAGVNLTLAAGKEDGDEDTQIQAIENAISKGDKGILITPNGPSVVDAIAKARDAGLFVIALDTAPDPADAVDITFATDNFTAGESIGKWTAAQLDGEKATIAMLDLFDDKVVSVDYNRDQGFLTGMGIDVADEEVNGDEEKTGSYSGGDYEIVGNEATQGAEDGGRTAMETLLSKNPDINVVYTINEPAAYGAYQALQAAGKEKDVLLVSIDGGCAGVKNVAEGLIGATAQQYPVKMAQLGVEAIAQLAKDGTEPSTSEGLDFFDTGSQLVTDTPVDGLDSISSDDAAGICWGE, encoded by the coding sequence ATGACGAACCGCTCCCCTCGCTTCAACCGGTACCTCGGCCTCGGCTCGGTCGCGATCCTCGCGGCCCTGGGCATGACCGCCTGCTCCAGCTCCGGCTCCTCCGACGCCGGCTCGACCGCTGACAGCGGCGACGGCGTGGGCGTCACCCTCATCGTCAAGACCACCACGAACCCCTTCTTCGTCGCGATGGAGGACGGCGCCAAGGAGGCGGCCACCACCGCCGGCGTGAACCTCACGCTCGCCGCGGGCAAGGAGGACGGCGACGAGGACACCCAGATCCAGGCCATCGAGAACGCGATCTCGAAGGGCGACAAGGGCATCCTGATCACGCCCAACGGCCCCTCGGTCGTCGACGCCATCGCGAAGGCCCGCGACGCCGGCCTGTTCGTGATCGCCCTCGACACCGCGCCCGACCCGGCCGACGCCGTCGACATCACCTTCGCCACCGACAACTTCACCGCCGGCGAGTCGATCGGGAAGTGGACCGCTGCGCAGCTCGACGGCGAGAAGGCGACCATCGCGATGCTCGACCTGTTCGACGACAAGGTCGTCTCGGTCGACTACAACCGCGACCAGGGCTTCCTCACCGGCATGGGCATCGACGTCGCGGACGAGGAGGTCAACGGCGACGAGGAGAAGACCGGCAGCTACAGCGGCGGCGACTACGAGATCGTCGGCAACGAGGCCACCCAGGGCGCCGAGGACGGCGGCCGCACCGCCATGGAGACGCTCCTCTCCAAGAACCCCGACATCAACGTCGTCTACACGATCAACGAGCCCGCCGCCTACGGCGCGTACCAGGCCCTCCAGGCCGCGGGCAAGGAGAAGGACGTCCTGCTCGTCTCGATCGACGGCGGCTGCGCCGGCGTGAAGAACGTGGCGGAGGGCCTGATCGGCGCGACCGCGCAGCAGTACCCCGTGAAGATGGCCCAGCTGGGCGTCGAGGCGATCGCGCAGCTCGCGAAGGACGGCACCGAGCCCAGCACCAGCGAGGGCCTGGACTTCTTCGACACCGGCTCGCAGCTCGTCACCGACACCCCGGTCGACGGCCTGGACAGCATCAGCTCCGACGACGCCGCCGGGATCTGCTGGGGCGAGTAG
- a CDS encoding LacI family DNA-binding transcriptional regulator, translating to MTESGATLAQIAEAAGVSIPTVSRVLNGKPGISAPKRHEIERLIEDHGYARRKAKRSATLIDFVVSSLETQWATELLRGAQAEASRSGVDLVLNVTHDGGAGAPDWIDRIASRGSDGIVLVVSDLTAEARERLGKLKVPVVAIDPQGSDTESFATVSATDWVGGREATEHLLALGHRRIGFVTGPMELECHQDRLDGFTSALGRAGVEPAKELVRNGDSLISGGVRFGGELLDLPERPTAIISGSDEQAYGVYLAARDRGLRVPEDLSVVGFDDVDLCRWVSPQLTTVRQPLASMASEATRLLLKLAAGDPVDTPTVRLASTLIVRESTAAPAA from the coding sequence ATGACGGAATCCGGCGCAACTCTCGCGCAAATCGCCGAGGCGGCGGGTGTTTCCATCCCCACGGTGTCCCGCGTCCTCAACGGCAAGCCCGGCATCTCGGCCCCCAAGCGGCACGAGATCGAGCGCCTCATCGAGGACCACGGCTATGCGCGACGCAAGGCCAAGCGATCCGCGACGCTGATCGACTTCGTCGTCTCCAGCCTCGAGACGCAGTGGGCGACGGAGCTGCTCCGCGGCGCCCAGGCGGAGGCCTCGCGGTCGGGCGTCGACCTGGTGCTCAACGTCACCCACGACGGCGGGGCCGGCGCGCCCGACTGGATCGACCGCATCGCCTCCCGCGGCTCGGACGGCATCGTGCTCGTGGTGTCGGACCTCACGGCGGAGGCGCGCGAACGGCTCGGGAAGCTGAAGGTGCCGGTCGTCGCCATCGATCCGCAGGGCAGCGACACGGAGTCGTTCGCGACCGTGTCGGCCACCGACTGGGTCGGCGGCCGGGAGGCGACGGAGCACCTGCTCGCGCTCGGCCACCGGCGCATCGGCTTCGTCACCGGCCCGATGGAGCTCGAGTGCCACCAGGACCGCCTGGACGGCTTCACCAGCGCGCTCGGCCGCGCCGGCGTCGAGCCCGCGAAGGAGCTCGTCCGGAACGGCGACTCGCTGATCAGCGGCGGCGTGCGCTTCGGCGGCGAGCTGCTCGATCTGCCGGAGCGGCCCACCGCGATCATCAGCGGCTCCGACGAGCAGGCCTACGGCGTCTACCTCGCGGCCCGCGACCGCGGCCTCCGCGTCCCCGAGGACCTCTCCGTCGTCGGCTTCGACGACGTCGACCTCTGCCGCTGGGTCAGCCCGCAGCTGACCACCGTCCGCCAGCCCCTCGCGAGCATGGCCTCCGAGGCGACCCGCCTCCTGCTCAAGCTCGCGGCCGGCGACCCCGTCGACACCCCCACCGTCCGCCTCGCCTCCACCCTCATCGTCCGCGAGTCCACGGCCGCCCCGGCCGCCTGA
- a CDS encoding GH32 C-terminal domain-containing protein, translated as MNDPNGLVYYEGVYHLYYQYNPQGTRWGNMSWGHATSTDLTHWTEQPLAIPGDAESDIFSGSIVVDKDNTSGFGTAENPPLVAMYTAAYKTGEQAQALAYSTDAGQTWTKYDGNPVIDRDQNDFRDPHMFWYDGGTPESSYWVVVTVEADDHKVLLHKSTDLRNWTELSEFGPANATGGVWECPDLFPLAVDGDPSNIKWVMVVNLNPGAVGGGSGGQYFVGDFDGTTFTSESTVGSDTLPEGTTLAGFDDGTYNGWTVSNEPGNWKNGPFGAAPATGPIDGQQTVTGFAGTGLINGFNDGDWPVGSMESPDFTVDQDHLNFLVGGGNHPHVDGTQLANDPPAGSELLFDGFEYPDQQGLADNGWTVTGDLADGTNPSTSGGEFFLGQKRINTFDGGPKGDDNLGTLTSPEFTIDKSHLSMLVGGGFRPEGDPQTLEVQLVVDGEVVRTTAGTNDGALNWKSWDVSAYQGKAARIVVVDDATGGWGHLTVDHVVLADTAAQVRSNETSVNLVVDGEIVRTATGSDSETLDWTSWDVADLAGRTAHLQVVDNNRAGWGHILADQFMLADEPAQSRLVDYDWLDWGRDYYAGVTFDNAPDDKRIMIAWMNNWQYGEAIPTGQWRGAMALPRELALQTVDGAPKLVQKVVDQTAGLEQTENAFTLGATDIAEGETALPAAAEGSVYKLDAVLSAGDADSFGLSVRNSADGSQRTPITYDVASGQLSVDRTRSGDVGFDADFPSVETAPVALEDGKLHLELYVDTASVETFAQGGIATITDQIFPDAGSEGVSLLATGGTARVESLTVTPLSRSMFTDPAAVTALTATGAAQTVETGDAITGLGVTATNAAGAPVAGTDVAFTLDGPARFADGGTTATIATGADGSTALPAATAGPGTGAVAITATAGGVSSVLPAVTVVAPATEVDVDVTITSTKRNGSVVLTATATNSGSTAVRLSIPTPFGALKVTSLAEGQSRSVSLDTHLSRVPAGSVRVTATAPDGTQETFPVAYRGSGK; from the coding sequence ATGAACGACCCCAACGGTCTCGTCTACTACGAGGGCGTCTACCACCTCTACTACCAGTACAACCCGCAGGGCACGCGCTGGGGCAACATGAGCTGGGGCCACGCCACCAGCACCGACCTGACGCACTGGACCGAGCAGCCGCTCGCCATCCCGGGCGACGCGGAGTCGGACATCTTCTCCGGCTCGATCGTCGTCGACAAGGACAACACCTCCGGGTTCGGCACCGCCGAGAACCCGCCCCTGGTCGCGATGTACACCGCGGCGTACAAGACGGGGGAGCAGGCGCAGGCCCTCGCCTACAGCACCGACGCCGGGCAGACCTGGACGAAGTACGACGGCAACCCCGTCATCGACCGCGACCAGAACGACTTCCGCGACCCGCACATGTTCTGGTATGACGGCGGCACCCCGGAGTCCTCCTACTGGGTCGTCGTCACCGTGGAGGCGGACGACCACAAGGTCCTGCTGCACAAGTCGACGGACCTGCGGAACTGGACCGAGCTCAGCGAGTTCGGCCCCGCCAACGCGACCGGCGGCGTCTGGGAGTGCCCCGACCTCTTCCCGCTGGCGGTCGACGGCGACCCCTCGAACATCAAGTGGGTGATGGTCGTCAACCTCAACCCGGGCGCGGTGGGCGGCGGCTCCGGCGGGCAGTACTTCGTCGGCGACTTCGACGGCACCACCTTCACCTCCGAGTCGACCGTCGGCTCCGACACCCTGCCCGAGGGCACGACCCTCGCCGGGTTCGACGACGGGACCTACAACGGCTGGACCGTGAGCAACGAGCCCGGCAACTGGAAGAACGGGCCCTTCGGCGCCGCCCCCGCCACCGGTCCGATCGACGGCCAGCAGACGGTCACGGGCTTCGCCGGAACGGGGCTCATCAACGGCTTCAACGACGGCGACTGGCCGGTCGGCTCGATGGAGTCGCCCGACTTCACCGTGGACCAGGACCACCTGAACTTCCTCGTCGGCGGCGGCAACCACCCGCACGTCGACGGCACGCAGCTCGCCAACGACCCGCCCGCCGGGAGCGAGCTGCTCTTCGACGGCTTCGAGTACCCGGACCAGCAGGGCCTGGCAGACAACGGCTGGACCGTGACCGGCGACCTCGCCGACGGCACCAACCCCTCGACCAGCGGCGGCGAGTTCTTCCTCGGCCAGAAGCGGATCAACACCTTCGACGGCGGGCCGAAGGGCGACGACAACCTCGGCACCCTGACCTCGCCGGAGTTCACGATCGACAAGAGCCACCTGAGCATGCTCGTCGGCGGCGGCTTCCGCCCCGAGGGCGACCCGCAGACCCTCGAGGTCCAGCTCGTCGTCGACGGCGAGGTCGTGCGGACCACCGCCGGCACGAACGACGGCGCCCTGAACTGGAAGAGCTGGGACGTCTCCGCGTACCAGGGGAAGGCGGCGCGGATCGTCGTCGTCGACGACGCGACCGGCGGCTGGGGTCACCTGACGGTCGACCACGTCGTCCTCGCCGACACCGCGGCGCAGGTCCGCTCGAACGAGACGAGCGTGAACCTCGTCGTCGACGGCGAGATCGTCCGCACCGCGACCGGCAGCGACAGCGAGACGCTGGACTGGACGAGCTGGGACGTCGCCGACCTGGCCGGCCGCACCGCGCACCTCCAGGTCGTCGACAACAACCGCGCCGGCTGGGGCCACATCCTCGCCGACCAGTTCATGCTCGCCGACGAGCCGGCGCAGAGCCGCCTGGTCGACTACGACTGGCTCGACTGGGGCCGCGACTACTACGCGGGAGTCACCTTCGACAACGCGCCCGACGACAAGCGCATCATGATCGCGTGGATGAACAACTGGCAGTACGGCGAGGCGATCCCCACCGGCCAGTGGCGCGGGGCCATGGCCCTGCCGCGTGAGCTCGCCCTGCAGACGGTCGACGGCGCGCCGAAGCTCGTGCAGAAGGTCGTCGACCAGACGGCCGGACTCGAGCAGACGGAGAACGCGTTCACGCTCGGAGCGACGGACATCGCCGAAGGCGAGACCGCGCTGCCCGCGGCGGCCGAGGGCAGCGTCTACAAGCTCGACGCCGTGCTCAGCGCCGGGGACGCCGACTCGTTCGGCCTCTCGGTCCGCAACTCGGCCGACGGGAGCCAGCGCACGCCGATCACCTACGACGTCGCGTCCGGTCAGCTGAGCGTCGACCGGACCCGCTCGGGCGACGTCGGCTTCGACGCCGACTTCCCCTCGGTCGAGACCGCCCCCGTGGCCCTCGAGGACGGGAAGCTGCACCTCGAGCTGTACGTCGACACCGCCTCGGTGGAGACGTTCGCCCAGGGCGGGATCGCGACGATCACCGACCAGATCTTCCCCGACGCCGGCAGCGAGGGCGTCTCGCTCCTCGCCACCGGGGGCACGGCGCGGGTGGAGAGCCTGACGGTCACGCCGCTCAGCCGCTCGATGTTCACCGACCCGGCTGCGGTCACCGCACTCACCGCGACCGGAGCGGCGCAGACCGTCGAGACCGGTGACGCGATCACCGGGCTCGGTGTCACGGCGACCAACGCCGCGGGCGCTCCCGTCGCGGGGACGGACGTCGCGTTCACCCTCGACGGACCGGCCCGCTTCGCCGACGGCGGCACGACGGCGACCATCGCGACCGGCGCCGACGGCTCCACGGCGCTCCCCGCGGCCACCGCAGGTCCCGGCACCGGCGCCGTCGCGATCACCGCGACGGCCGGGGGCGTCAGCAGCGTCCTGCCCGCAGTCACCGTGGTCGCCCCGGCGACCGAGGTGGACGTCGACGTGACGATCACCAGCACGAAGCGCAACGGATCGGTGGTCCTGACGGCGACGGCGACGAACAGCGGGAGCACCGCCGTGCGGCTGAGCATCCCGACGCCGTTCGGAGCGCTGAAGGTGACCTCGCTGGCCGAGGGGCAGTCGAGGAGCGTGTCGCTCGACACCCACCTCTCGCGGGTGCCCGCCGGCTCCGTCCGGGTGACCGCGACGGCGCCCGACGGGACGCAGGAGACCTTCCCGGTCGCGTACCGCGGCTCCGGGAAGTAG
- a CDS encoding ABC transporter permease, giving the protein MAQKTTDPNPPTSALDLASEFLDRRTPLDRVRGVLHRYPAVSPAVVLVLAIIVFGLLNDRFLDPSNLSLITQQVAVVGTLAVAQTLIILTAGIDLSVGAVMVLTSMVIAQTATENGLPAIVALLLGLIVGLAAGAFNGVLVTRLRLPPFIVTLGTLNIFVALTLLYSSGSTVRGTDMPALLPSTGGTFDILGVRISFGVILMLLLYIVVAFILGKTAWGRHVYAVGDDKEAARLAGISVNRVLMSVYLAAGAILAIGAWIQIGRTNAASPNAGADLNLDSITAVVIGGTSLFGGRGTVWGTLLGALIVGVFRNGLSLAGLDVLYQTLAVGVLIIVAVSVDQWIRKVRK; this is encoded by the coding sequence GTGGCTCAGAAGACCACCGACCCGAATCCGCCGACCTCCGCCCTCGATCTCGCCAGCGAGTTCCTCGACCGCCGCACGCCGCTCGACCGCGTCCGCGGCGTCCTGCACCGCTACCCGGCCGTCAGCCCCGCCGTCGTGCTCGTCCTCGCGATCATCGTCTTCGGACTGCTGAACGACCGCTTCCTCGACCCCTCGAACCTCTCGCTCATCACCCAGCAGGTCGCGGTCGTCGGAACGCTCGCCGTCGCGCAGACGCTGATCATCCTGACCGCCGGCATCGACCTCTCCGTCGGCGCCGTGATGGTCCTCACCTCGATGGTCATCGCGCAGACCGCGACCGAGAACGGCCTGCCCGCGATCGTCGCCCTGCTGCTGGGCCTGATCGTCGGACTCGCGGCCGGCGCCTTCAACGGCGTCCTGGTGACGCGGCTGCGGCTCCCCCCGTTCATCGTGACGCTCGGCACGCTCAACATCTTCGTGGCGCTGACGCTCCTCTACTCCAGCGGCTCGACCGTCCGCGGCACCGACATGCCCGCCCTGCTGCCCTCCACCGGCGGCACCTTCGACATCCTCGGCGTCCGGATCAGCTTCGGCGTGATCCTGATGCTCCTGCTCTACATCGTGGTCGCGTTCATCCTCGGCAAGACCGCCTGGGGCCGCCACGTCTACGCCGTCGGCGACGACAAGGAGGCCGCGCGCCTCGCCGGCATCAGCGTGAACCGGGTCCTGATGAGCGTCTACCTCGCCGCCGGCGCGATCCTCGCCATCGGCGCATGGATCCAGATCGGCCGCACCAACGCCGCCAGCCCGAACGCCGGAGCCGACCTCAACCTCGACTCCATCACCGCCGTCGTCATCGGCGGGACCAGCCTCTTCGGCGGTCGCGGCACCGTGTGGGGCACCCTGCTCGGCGCCCTCATCGTCGGCGTCTTCCGCAACGGGCTTTCGCTCGCCGGACTCGACGTCCTCTACCAGACGCTCGCCGTGGGCGTGCTCATCATCGTCGCCGTCTCGGTCGACCAGTGGATCCGGAAGGTTCGCAAGTGA
- a CDS encoding PfkB family carbohydrate kinase, which translates to MSESSVSAKSVSEPAVVVLGDALIDVLRDESGEQRFLGGAAYNVAVGLALLGHRVQLLAMIGDDEDGAAIRAATAEHGVELVPTVGPLGTSVAISERVDGEPHYVFNDAARHRRIRFGARERAVLDAAALVVVSCFPFDDEEQAEELLAAVARPRERLVLDPNPRSGMLADAGRFRRGFERLAERSLLVKIGDDDVALLHGEPLGAVVAQLRSAGTRTVLATRGAQGASLHLEDGTAADAPIASDPRPVIDTMGAGDACLAAAVSSILRRGVPAVAADAAAMLDDCMRIAAVTCRARGALLRFPADRLTIAG; encoded by the coding sequence ATGTCTGAGTCGTCCGTGTCCGCGAAGTCCGTGTCCGAGCCGGCCGTCGTCGTCCTCGGCGACGCCCTGATCGACGTGCTCCGCGACGAGTCCGGCGAGCAGCGCTTCCTCGGCGGCGCCGCCTACAACGTCGCCGTCGGTCTCGCCCTGCTCGGCCACCGCGTCCAGCTGCTCGCGATGATCGGCGACGACGAGGACGGCGCCGCGATCCGCGCCGCGACCGCGGAGCACGGGGTGGAGCTCGTGCCCACCGTCGGTCCGCTCGGCACCTCGGTCGCGATCAGCGAGCGCGTCGACGGCGAGCCGCACTACGTCTTCAACGACGCCGCCCGCCACCGGCGGATCCGCTTCGGCGCCCGCGAGCGCGCGGTCCTCGACGCGGCCGCCCTCGTCGTGGTCAGCTGCTTCCCCTTCGACGACGAGGAGCAGGCGGAGGAGCTGCTCGCGGCCGTCGCCCGCCCCCGGGAGCGCCTCGTCCTCGATCCGAACCCGCGCTCGGGGATGCTCGCCGACGCGGGGCGCTTCCGCCGCGGCTTCGAGCGGCTGGCGGAGCGGTCGCTCCTGGTCAAGATCGGCGACGACGACGTCGCACTGCTGCACGGCGAACCGCTGGGCGCGGTCGTCGCGCAGCTGCGCAGTGCGGGCACCCGGACCGTGCTCGCCACGCGCGGAGCGCAGGGTGCGAGCCTGCACCTCGAGGACGGGACGGCGGCCGACGCGCCGATCGCCTCCGATCCGCGGCCCGTGATCGACACGATGGGCGCCGGCGACGCCTGCCTGGCGGCCGCCGTCTCGTCGATCCTCCGGCGGGGCGTCCCCGCTGTGGCGGCCGACGCCGCCGCGATGCTCGACGACTGCATGCGGATCGCGGCGGTCACCTGCCGCGCCCGCGGGGCCCTCCTGCGGTTCCCGGCTGACCGGCTCACCATCGCCGGCTGA
- a CDS encoding LacI family DNA-binding transcriptional regulator, with product MSGPRDAVASGRRPTMKHVAALAGVGIKTVSRVVNGEPNVSAATIERVQAAARQLQYQPDLHAGNLRRSNGRTNTLGLLVGSVANPFSGAVHRAVEDLANERGVAVFASSLDDDPARERSSVNAFVSRRVDGLILTTVAPSQAYLGVEIDRGTPAVFVDRVPTGITADAVITDNAAGIARAVGHLASFGHERIAFLGDRPEIFTARERERGFLEEMARRGLPVLPGFVRHGAHDEHAAEEMATELLAQGTPPTAIIGGQNLVTIGVLAALRRRQEHGRVALIGFDDIPLAELLHPAVSVIAQNPGLMGRTAAERVFLRLDGEDEPAQTFVIPTTLIARGSGEVPVHV from the coding sequence ATGTCAGGACCCCGCGACGCCGTCGCCTCCGGTCGCCGCCCCACCATGAAGCACGTCGCCGCCCTCGCCGGAGTCGGCATCAAGACGGTGTCGCGCGTCGTCAACGGGGAGCCGAACGTCTCGGCCGCCACCATCGAGCGCGTGCAGGCCGCGGCGCGGCAGCTGCAGTACCAGCCCGACCTGCACGCCGGGAACCTGCGGCGCTCCAACGGGCGCACGAACACGCTGGGCCTGCTGGTGGGCAGCGTCGCGAACCCCTTCTCCGGCGCAGTGCACCGCGCCGTCGAGGACCTCGCGAACGAGCGCGGCGTCGCGGTCTTCGCCTCCAGCCTCGACGACGACCCGGCCCGCGAGCGGTCGTCGGTGAACGCGTTCGTCTCGCGCCGCGTCGACGGGCTGATCCTCACCACGGTGGCCCCCAGTCAGGCCTACCTCGGCGTCGAGATCGACCGCGGCACCCCCGCGGTGTTCGTCGACCGCGTCCCCACCGGAATCACGGCCGACGCCGTGATCACCGACAACGCCGCCGGGATCGCGCGCGCCGTCGGCCATCTGGCCTCCTTCGGCCACGAGCGCATCGCCTTCCTCGGCGACCGGCCCGAGATCTTCACGGCCCGTGAGCGCGAGCGCGGCTTCCTCGAGGAGATGGCGCGGCGCGGCCTCCCCGTGCTCCCCGGCTTCGTCCGCCACGGCGCCCACGACGAGCACGCGGCCGAGGAGATGGCGACCGAGCTGCTGGCGCAGGGGACGCCGCCGACCGCGATCATCGGCGGGCAGAACCTCGTCACCATCGGCGTCCTCGCGGCTCTGCGCCGCCGCCAGGAGCACGGCCGCGTCGCGCTGATCGGCTTCGACGACATCCCGCTCGCCGAGCTGCTGCATCCCGCCGTCTCCGTCATCGCGCAGAACCCCGGCCTGATGGGGCGGACCGCCGCGGAGCGCGTCTTCCTGCGCCTGGACGGGGAGGACGAGCCGGCCCAGACCTTCGTCATCCCCACCACGCTGATCGCCCGCGGCTCCGGAGAGGTCCCCGTCCATGTCTGA
- a CDS encoding ATP-binding cassette domain-containing protein yields the protein MTLLDAAGTAPAAARTPVLQAKRLVKTFGRVVGLDGVSLELYPGEVLAIIGDNGAGKSTLIKCLTGAEIPDEGEILLDGKPVTFKRPQDARGAGIETVYQNLAVSPALDVASNLYLGREKRKKGVLGSVFRMLDTAGMRKEARAELTELGISTLQDVTVPVENLSGGQRQAVAVARAAAFGSKVVVLDEPTAALGVRESNQVLQLVRNLRDRGIPVILISHNMPHVFDVADRIHIQRLGKKAATITPQSHSMTDAVAIMTGAATA from the coding sequence GTGACTCTCCTCGACGCCGCGGGAACCGCCCCCGCCGCCGCCCGCACCCCCGTCCTGCAGGCCAAGCGCCTCGTGAAGACCTTCGGCCGCGTGGTCGGGCTCGACGGCGTCAGCCTCGAGCTCTACCCCGGCGAGGTCCTGGCGATCATCGGCGACAACGGAGCCGGCAAGTCCACCCTGATCAAGTGCCTCACCGGTGCCGAGATCCCCGACGAGGGCGAGATCCTCCTCGACGGCAAGCCCGTGACCTTCAAGCGCCCCCAGGACGCGCGGGGCGCCGGCATCGAGACGGTCTACCAGAACCTCGCCGTCTCCCCCGCGCTCGACGTCGCGTCGAACCTCTACCTCGGCCGCGAGAAGCGCAAGAAGGGCGTGCTCGGCTCCGTGTTCCGGATGCTCGACACCGCCGGCATGCGCAAGGAGGCCCGCGCGGAGCTGACCGAGCTCGGCATCTCGACCCTCCAGGACGTCACGGTCCCGGTGGAGAACCTCTCCGGCGGTCAGCGCCAGGCCGTCGCCGTCGCCCGCGCCGCGGCGTTCGGCTCGAAGGTGGTCGTGCTCGACGAGCCCACCGCGGCCCTCGGCGTGCGCGAGTCGAACCAGGTGCTCCAGCTCGTGCGCAACCTGCGCGACCGCGGCATCCCGGTCATCCTGATCAGCCACAACATGCCGCACGTCTTCGACGTCGCCGACCGCATCCACATCCAGCGCCTCGGCAAGAAGGCGGCGACCATCACGCCGCAGTCGCACTCGATGACCGATGCGGTCGCGATCATGACGGGAGCGGCGACCGCATGA
- a CDS encoding ABC transporter substrate-binding protein has translation MSKKTFGWPRRAALVAAGVLAVSLTACSGGGGGASSDPGSATEGSITWWGWTPDKPLADKLIASFNEEYPDIEVEFVSKPIDSYDSVLGPAITSADGPDVFNVAPGSANGGVETFQAGAIDLGPAVEEELGADWQDKLAASGVEGLAVDDKVVGLSAGAVYSGSIWVNQDMLDEVGVTAPTTYDEWVQVCQTLEAAGKGCFVQGAGQWAFDMDTFEAIMQNIEPGAYAKAAAGEMDYTDPAFEQGMQIWKDLFDDGIMQEGAIGLQQYPDANNAFMSEKYAMVMMGSWYTQYTVRDSMITAMEAAGVADPEPFTMVPIQFPDVAGTGDVGQMFGDADYGLAVSTKSDAQAAATTFAVWLTTSEAGQTAVANTLNDIPSLAGVQPDWDGIDLVAPDAQLDALKEYTATASAATDPRFATVSADLNTAFRDALIGVASGDTDIDQALQGLQSVVDDQK, from the coding sequence ATGTCGAAGAAGACGTTCGGTTGGCCGAGGAGGGCCGCGCTCGTCGCGGCCGGTGTCCTGGCGGTCTCGCTCACCGCCTGCAGCGGCGGCGGGGGAGGAGCCTCGAGCGATCCCGGCTCCGCCACCGAGGGCTCGATCACCTGGTGGGGCTGGACCCCGGACAAGCCGCTGGCGGACAAGCTGATCGCCTCGTTCAACGAGGAGTACCCGGACATCGAGGTGGAGTTCGTCTCGAAGCCGATCGACAGCTACGACTCGGTGCTCGGCCCGGCCATCACGTCGGCCGACGGACCGGACGTCTTCAACGTCGCGCCGGGCTCGGCCAACGGCGGCGTCGAGACCTTCCAGGCCGGCGCCATCGACCTCGGCCCCGCCGTCGAGGAGGAGCTCGGCGCGGACTGGCAGGACAAGCTGGCCGCCTCGGGCGTCGAGGGCCTCGCCGTCGACGACAAGGTGGTCGGCCTCTCCGCCGGCGCCGTCTACTCCGGCAGCATCTGGGTCAACCAGGACATGCTCGACGAGGTCGGCGTCACCGCGCCCACCACCTACGACGAGTGGGTGCAGGTCTGCCAGACCCTCGAGGCGGCCGGCAAGGGCTGCTTCGTCCAGGGCGCCGGCCAGTGGGCCTTCGACATGGACACCTTCGAGGCGATCATGCAGAACATCGAGCCCGGCGCCTACGCCAAGGCCGCCGCGGGCGAGATGGACTACACGGATCCCGCCTTCGAGCAGGGCATGCAGATCTGGAAGGACCTCTTCGACGACGGGATCATGCAGGAGGGCGCGATCGGCCTGCAGCAGTACCCGGACGCCAACAACGCCTTCATGTCCGAGAAGTACGCGATGGTGATGATGGGCAGCTGGTACACCCAGTACACCGTCCGCGACTCGATGATCACCGCGATGGAGGCCGCCGGAGTCGCCGACCCCGAGCCGTTCACCATGGTGCCGATCCAGTTCCCGGACGTCGCGGGCACCGGGGACGTCGGCCAGATGTTCGGCGACGCGGACTACGGCCTCGCCGTGAGCACCAAGTCCGACGCGCAGGCCGCGGCGACCACCTTCGCCGTCTGGCTGACCACCTCCGAGGCCGGTCAGACCGCCGTCGCGAACACGCTGAACGACATCCCGTCGCTGGCGGGGGTGCAGCCCGACTGGGACGGCATCGACCTCGTCGCGCCGGACGCGCAGCTGGACGCGCTGAAGGAGTACACGGCGACGGCGAGCGCCGCGACCGACCCGCGCTTCGCGACGGTCAGCGCGGATCTCAACACCGCCTTCCGGGACGCGCTGATCGGCGTCGCCTCCGGGGACACGGACATCGACCAGGCCCTCCAGGGTCTGCAGTCCGTCGTCGACGACCAGAAGTAG
- a CDS encoding putative quinol monooxygenase, whose protein sequence is MTTAAPRVLYAEFTAKPGQEETVAAMIADLGELVRQEPGNVEFVPYRREDDPARFFVYEIYRDEDAFQAHISADYGAVFNEKLGPLIVEPHSQLTWLHRV, encoded by the coding sequence ATGACGACCGCCGCCCCCCGCGTCCTCTACGCCGAGTTCACGGCGAAGCCCGGCCAGGAGGAGACCGTCGCGGCCATGATCGCCGACCTCGGCGAGCTCGTGCGCCAGGAGCCCGGCAACGTCGAGTTCGTGCCCTACCGGCGCGAGGACGACCCCGCGCGGTTCTTCGTCTACGAGATCTACCGCGACGAGGACGCCTTCCAGGCGCACATCTCGGCCGACTACGGAGCGGTCTTCAACGAGAAGCTCGGCCCGCTGATCGTCGAGCCGCACTCGCAGCTCACCTGGCTCCACCGGGTCTGA